In Aegilops tauschii subsp. strangulata cultivar AL8/78 chromosome 3, Aet v6.0, whole genome shotgun sequence, one genomic interval encodes:
- the LOC141042702 gene encoding uncharacterized protein, with the protein MVGQNGNQNGHHSKLSEFQRTKPPSFSEVVDPLEADDWLRTVEKKLEIARTEENDKVPFATHYLEGAAAIWWENAKAMWPADEEITWTKFKDHLRKYHIPAGIMKVKQREFLALAQGSLTISEYLHTFNH; encoded by the coding sequence atggttgggcagaatggaaatcagaacggGCACCACTCCAAATTGTCAGAGTTTCAGAGAACCAAGCCTCCCAGCTTCAGTGAAGTTGTTGATCCCTTGGAAGCAGACGATTGGTTACGAACTgttgagaaaaagcttgagattgctcgtacAGAAGAAAATGACAAGGTTCCGTTTGCTACCCATTATCTCGAAGGAGCTGCTGCGATATGGTGGGAAAATGCTAAAGCCATGTGGCCTGCAGATGAAGAAATCACTtggacaaaattcaaggatcatCTCCGCAAATATCATATTCCTGCTGGTATTATGAAGGTCAAGCAGCGTGAATTCCTCGCGCTCGCCCAAGGAAGCCTGACTATTAGTGAGTATCTACATACGTTCAATCATTAG